One genomic segment of Bacteroides caccae includes these proteins:
- the rlmB gene encoding 23S rRNA (guanosine(2251)-2'-O)-methyltransferase RlmB, translating to MLDKSEMIFGVRAVIEAIQAGKEIDKILVKKDIQSDLSKELFAALKGLLIPVQRVPVERINRITRKNHQGVVAFISSVTYQKTEDLVPFLFEQGKNPFFVMLDGVTDVRNFGAIARTCECAAVDAVIIPARGSASVNADAVKTSAGALHTLPVCREQNLRATLQYLKDSGFRIVAATEKGDYDYTKADYTGPLCIIMGAEDTGVSYDNLALCDEWVKIPMLGTIESLNVSVAAGILIYEAVKQRNND from the coding sequence ATGCTTGATAAAAGTGAAATGATTTTCGGCGTTCGTGCCGTGATAGAGGCCATTCAGGCTGGTAAAGAGATTGATAAGATTCTGGTAAAGAAAGACATTCAGAGTGATCTTTCCAAAGAACTTTTTGCAGCTTTGAAAGGTCTGCTGATACCCGTTCAGCGTGTTCCGGTGGAGCGTATTAACCGTATCACCCGGAAAAATCATCAGGGTGTGGTGGCTTTCATTTCATCCGTGACTTATCAGAAGACGGAAGATCTCGTTCCTTTCTTGTTCGAACAAGGGAAGAATCCGTTTTTCGTCATGCTTGACGGAGTGACCGATGTACGCAATTTCGGTGCAATTGCCCGTACCTGTGAATGTGCAGCCGTAGACGCTGTGATTATTCCGGCTCGTGGCAGTGCTTCTGTGAATGCGGATGCTGTGAAAACTTCTGCAGGGGCATTGCATACCCTTCCGGTATGTCGTGAGCAAAATCTGCGTGCGACTCTGCAATACTTGAAGGATAGCGGTTTCCGTATTGTTGCTGCTACGGAAAAAGGAGACTACGACTATACGAAAGCTGATTATACAGGACCGTTATGCATCATTATGGGTGCGGAAGATACGGGAGTCTCTTATGATAACCTGGCACTCTGTGACGAATGGGTGAAGATACCGATGTTGGGAACAATCGAATCCCTCAATGTGTCTGTTGCTGCCGGTATCCTGATTTACGAAGCTGTGAAACAAAGAAACAACGACTGA
- the recN gene encoding DNA repair protein RecN codes for MLRSLYIQNYALIEKLDISFETGFSVITGETGAGKSIILGAIGLLLGQRADMKAIRRGASKCVIEARFDISAYGMRPFFEENELEYDEECILRREVQASGKSRAFINDTPASLVQVKELGEQLIDVHSQHQNLLLNKEGFQLNVLDILAHNDAALEKYHSRYAGWKQTERELSELMELAEKSRADEDYIRFQLEQLEEAHLAEGEQEELEQEAEMLSHAEEIKAGLYRVEQSFASDEGGLLSYLKDSLNTLNNLQRVYQPAKELAERMESAYIELKDISQEVSSQGESIEFNPTRLDEVNDRLNMIYSLQQKHRVQTLEELIALTEEYRGKLSAITSYDERIAELTERKEEQYKQVKQQAEVLTKARAAAAREVEKQLAARLVPLGMPNVRFQVEMGLKKEPGLQGEDTVSFLFSANKNGVLQNISSVASGGEIARVMLSIKAMIAGAVKLPTIVFDEIDTGVSGEIADRMADMMQEMGEQNRQVISITHLPQIAARGGAHYKVYKKDSDTETNSHIRRLTDEERVEEIAHMLSGATLTEAALSNAKALLARN; via the coding sequence ATGTTACGTTCATTATACATTCAGAATTACGCATTGATAGAGAAACTGGACATCAGTTTTGAAACAGGCTTTTCCGTTATAACAGGTGAAACGGGGGCCGGAAAGTCAATTATTCTGGGAGCAATCGGTCTGTTGCTTGGGCAGCGGGCGGATATGAAGGCCATTCGCCGGGGGGCTTCCAAATGTGTAATAGAGGCACGTTTTGATATTTCAGCGTATGGTATGCGCCCGTTCTTTGAGGAGAACGAGCTGGAATATGATGAGGAGTGCATCTTGCGCCGTGAAGTGCAGGCATCCGGTAAAAGCCGGGCATTTATTAATGATACTCCCGCATCTTTGGTGCAGGTAAAAGAGTTGGGCGAACAGTTGATTGATGTACATTCGCAACATCAGAACCTGTTGCTCAATAAGGAAGGGTTTCAGTTGAATGTGCTCGACATTCTTGCACATAATGATGCGGCACTGGAGAAATATCACTCTCGTTATGCCGGGTGGAAACAGACTGAAAGAGAGCTGTCCGAGTTAATGGAACTGGCTGAGAAAAGCCGTGCCGATGAAGATTATATCCGTTTTCAACTGGAGCAGCTTGAAGAAGCTCATCTTGCCGAAGGAGAGCAGGAGGAACTGGAACAAGAAGCTGAAATGTTAAGTCATGCGGAGGAGATCAAGGCGGGGCTTTATCGGGTGGAACAGTCTTTTGCTTCGGACGAAGGAGGATTGCTTTCCTATTTAAAGGACAGTCTCAATACGCTGAATAACTTGCAAAGAGTTTATCAGCCTGCCAAGGAACTTGCCGAACGTATGGAAAGTGCCTATATCGAACTGAAAGATATTTCGCAGGAGGTATCTTCGCAAGGTGAGTCTATCGAGTTCAATCCTACAAGGCTGGATGAGGTGAACGATCGTCTGAACATGATCTATTCCCTGCAACAGAAACACCGTGTGCAGACACTTGAGGAGCTGATTGCTTTGACGGAGGAATATCGTGGCAAGTTGTCCGCTATCACTTCTTACGATGAGCGCATTGCCGAACTGACAGAACGTAAGGAAGAACAATATAAACAGGTCAAGCAGCAGGCGGAAGTGCTGACTAAAGCCCGTGCAGCGGCTGCGCGTGAGGTGGAAAAACAGTTGGCAGCCCGGTTGGTACCGTTGGGAATGCCGAATGTCCGTTTCCAGGTGGAAATGGGGTTAAAGAAAGAACCCGGATTACAGGGAGAAGATACTGTCAGCTTCTTGTTTTCTGCCAACAAGAACGGTGTGTTGCAGAACATTTCTTCCGTCGCTTCGGGAGGTGAAATAGCGCGTGTCATGCTGTCTATCAAAGCAATGATTGCCGGAGCCGTGAAACTGCCGACTATCGTATTTGATGAGATTGACACCGGAGTATCCGGTGAAATAGCCGACCGCATGGCAGACATGATGCAGGAAATGGGCGAACAGAACCGTCAGGTTATCAGTATCACTCACCTGCCGCAGATAGCTGCCCGGGGAGGGGCCCATTATAAAGTATATAAGAAGGACAGCGATACGGAAACCAACAGCCACATCCGACGTCTCACCGACGAGGAACGGGTAGAGGAGATTGCACACATGTTAAGCGGTGCTACATTGACCGAAGCTGCCCTTAGCAATGCCAAAGCCCTGCTTGCCCGCAACTGA
- the coaBC gene encoding bifunctional phosphopantothenoylcysteine decarboxylase/phosphopantothenate--cysteine ligase CoaBC, whose translation MLKGKKIILGITGSIAAYKACYIIRGLIRQGAEVQVVITPAGKEFITPITLSALTSKPVISEFFAQRDGTWNSHVDLGLWADAMLIAPATASTIGKMANGIADNMLITTYLSAKAPVFVAPAMDLDMYAHPATQKNLEILRSYGNYIIEPGTGELASHLVGKGRMEEPENIIRVLDEFFSANGELQDKKIMITAGPTYEKIDPVRFIGNYSSGKMGFALAEECARRGAQVTLIAGPVQLKTQHSRIRRIDVESAGEMSVASKKYFAEADAGILCAAVADFRPEVVADKKIKREKEEELTLHLQATEDIAASLGALKGKNQLLVGFALETNNEQQNAEGKLERKNFDFIVLNSLNDAGAGFRYDTNKISIIDRKGRTDYPLKSKTEVAQDIIDRLSDELKLLTLNP comes from the coding sequence ATGCTAAAAGGAAAAAAGATAATTCTTGGAATTACCGGCAGTATTGCCGCATATAAGGCTTGCTATATCATCCGCGGACTTATCAGGCAAGGAGCGGAAGTGCAGGTTGTGATTACTCCGGCGGGAAAAGAATTTATTACTCCCATTACTCTATCGGCTTTGACCAGCAAACCGGTCATCAGTGAATTCTTTGCCCAACGTGACGGAACGTGGAACAGCCACGTTGACCTCGGACTGTGGGCAGATGCGATGCTGATAGCTCCCGCCACTGCCTCTACCATTGGCAAAATGGCAAACGGGATAGCTGATAATATGCTGATAACGACCTATCTTTCGGCGAAAGCTCCGGTGTTTGTAGCTCCGGCTATGGACCTCGATATGTATGCTCATCCTGCCACTCAGAAGAATCTGGAGATACTTCGTTCTTACGGCAATTATATTATCGAGCCGGGTACGGGTGAGCTTGCCAGTCATCTTGTAGGGAAGGGACGTATGGAGGAACCGGAGAATATCATCCGTGTGCTGGATGAATTTTTTTCTGCAAACGGTGAGCTGCAAGATAAGAAAATAATGATTACAGCCGGGCCGACTTATGAGAAGATTGACCCTGTCCGTTTTATCGGCAACTATTCTTCTGGAAAAATGGGGTTTGCCCTCGCGGAAGAATGTGCACGTCGTGGAGCGCAGGTGACACTGATAGCGGGACCCGTGCAACTGAAAACACAACATTCCCGCATTCGTCGCATTGATGTAGAGTCTGCCGGCGAAATGTCGGTAGCGTCGAAAAAATACTTTGCCGAAGCCGATGCGGGTATTCTTTGTGCGGCAGTAGCCGATTTCCGTCCGGAGGTGGTAGCCGATAAGAAAATTAAACGTGAGAAGGAGGAAGAACTGACTCTGCATCTTCAGGCAACCGAAGATATTGCGGCAAGTCTGGGAGCGTTGAAAGGTAAGAATCAGTTGTTGGTAGGCTTTGCCCTCGAAACGAACAATGAACAGCAGAATGCCGAAGGAAAGCTCGAACGCAAGAACTTCGACTTCATTGTACTTAATTCGCTCAATGATGCGGGAGCCGGATTCCGTTACGATACGAATAAAATAAGTATAATAGACAGAAAAGGTCGTACTGACTACCCCCTGAAATCAAAAACGGAAGTAGCTCAAGATATTATCGATCGTCTGTCTGATGAATTGAAACTCTTAACTCTCAACCCTTAA
- a CDS encoding 3'-5' exonuclease, whose product MKLNLKNPIVFFDLETTGTNINTDRIVEICYLKVYPNGNEEAKTLRINPEMHIPEASSAVHGIYDADVADCPTFKEVAKNIARDIEGCDLAGFNSNRFDIPVLAEEFLRAGVDIDMSKRKFVDVQVIFHKMEQRTLSAAYKFYCEKNLEDAHTAEADTRATYEVLKAQLDRYPDLQNDIAFLADYSSFSKNVDFAGRMVYDDNGTEVFNFGKYKGMSVAEVLKKDPGYYSWILNSDFTLNTKAALTKIRLREMSNLITK is encoded by the coding sequence ATGAAATTAAATCTGAAAAACCCTATTGTCTTTTTCGATCTTGAGACGACAGGAACCAATATCAACACAGACCGAATCGTTGAAATCTGTTATTTGAAAGTTTACCCGAACGGGAATGAGGAAGCGAAAACTCTGCGCATCAATCCCGAAATGCACATCCCCGAAGCATCTTCCGCCGTGCATGGCATTTATGACGCTGACGTGGCAGATTGCCCGACTTTCAAGGAAGTGGCAAAGAATATTGCCCGCGACATTGAAGGATGCGACCTGGCCGGATTCAATTCCAACCGTTTTGATATTCCTGTGCTGGCAGAAGAATTTCTGCGTGCCGGGGTGGACATTGATATGAGCAAACGTAAATTTGTGGATGTACAGGTGATATTTCATAAAATGGAACAACGTACCCTGTCCGCAGCCTACAAGTTCTATTGCGAGAAGAATCTGGAAGATGCGCACACTGCCGAAGCGGATACACGGGCTACATACGAGGTGCTGAAGGCACAGCTCGACCGTTATCCGGATCTTCAGAATGACATCGCATTCCTTGCCGATTATTCCAGTTTCAGCAAAAACGTAGATTTTGCAGGACGTATGGTTTACGATGATAATGGAACGGAAGTGTTCAACTTCGGAAAGTATAAAGGAATGTCGGTAGCCGAGGTGTTGAAGAAAGACCCCGGATATTACAGTTGGATTTTGAATAGTGATTTCACGCTGAATACGAAGGCGGCCTTGACTAAGATCCGCTTGCGTGAAATGAGTAATTTGATTACGAAATAA
- the dnaN gene encoding DNA polymerase III subunit beta: MKFIVSSTALSSHLQAISRVINSKNALPILDCFLFELEDGTLSVTVSDSETTMVTTVEVNESDTNGRFAVVAKTLLDALKEIPEQPLTFLINPDNYEITVQYQNGKYSLMGQNADEFPQSATLGDNAVRVEMEAEVLLGGINRSVFATADDELRPVMNGIYFDITTEDITMVASDGHKLVRCKTLAAKGNERAAFILPKKPATLLKNLLPKEQGSVTIEFDERNAVFMLDSYRMVCRLIEGRYPNYNSVIPQNNPHKVTVDRQQLIGALRRVSIFSSQASSLIKLRMQENQIVISAQDIDFSTSAEETQVCQYAGAAMSIGFKSTFLIDILNNISADEVVIELADPSRAGVIVPVEQEENEDLLMLLMPMMLND; encoded by the coding sequence ATGAAATTTATCGTTTCAAGTACTGCTCTTTCCAGCCATTTACAGGCTATCAGCCGTGTGATTAATTCAAAAAATGCGCTGCCTATTCTCGATTGTTTCCTCTTCGAACTGGAAGACGGAACATTGTCTGTGACTGTATCTGACAGTGAAACTACAATGGTTACTACCGTAGAAGTGAATGAAAGCGATACCAACGGGCGTTTTGCCGTAGTAGCGAAAACTTTGCTCGACGCACTGAAAGAAATTCCGGAACAACCTCTCACGTTCTTGATCAATCCGGACAACTACGAAATAACAGTGCAGTACCAGAATGGGAAATACAGCCTAATGGGACAGAATGCGGACGAATTTCCGCAATCGGCTACATTGGGTGACAACGCAGTTCGTGTGGAAATGGAAGCGGAAGTGTTGCTGGGGGGAATCAACCGCTCGGTCTTCGCTACTGCCGACGACGAACTCCGCCCGGTGATGAACGGTATTTATTTCGATATTACAACAGAAGATATCACAATGGTGGCTTCGGACGGCCACAAGCTGGTACGTTGCAAGACGCTGGCTGCCAAGGGTAACGAACGTGCTGCCTTCATCCTTCCCAAAAAACCGGCTACATTGCTCAAAAACCTTCTGCCGAAGGAACAAGGCTCTGTGACGATCGAATTTGATGAACGCAACGCTGTGTTTATGCTCGATAGCTATCGCATGGTATGCCGTTTGATCGAAGGACGCTATCCGAACTACAACTCTGTAATTCCGCAGAACAACCCGCATAAAGTGACGGTCGACCGGCAACAGCTGATCGGAGCTTTGCGCCGTGTGTCTATTTTCTCGTCACAGGCCAGCAGCTTGATTAAACTTCGTATGCAGGAGAACCAGATCGTGATTTCCGCACAAGATATCGACTTCTCCACTTCTGCCGAAGAAACACAAGTCTGCCAGTATGCAGGTGCGGCAATGAGCATCGGATTCAAGTCTACATTCCTAATCGACATTCTTAACAATATTTCGGCAGACGAAGTTGTTATCGAACTTGCCGATCCTTCACGTGCCGGTGTCATCGTACCGGTGGAACAGGAAGAAAATGAAGACCTGCTGATGTTGTTAATGCCGATGATGTTGAACGATTAA
- a CDS encoding DUF3127 domain-containing protein, with protein sequence MEFTGKIIAILSPRGGVSKTSGNEWKSQEYVIENHDQYPRKMCFDVFGADKIEQFNIQMGEELTVSFDVDARQWNDRWFNSIRAWKVERVGAGAPMAPGAPVPPPAPAATPEFTPGDAKDDLPF encoded by the coding sequence ATGGAATTTACAGGAAAAATCATCGCTATCCTCTCTCCGAGAGGCGGAGTTTCAAAAACTAGCGGCAACGAGTGGAAATCACAAGAGTACGTAATCGAAAACCATGACCAATATCCGCGTAAAATGTGTTTCGACGTGTTTGGCGCAGACAAAATCGAGCAGTTCAACATTCAAATGGGCGAAGAACTGACCGTATCATTCGACGTTGACGCCCGCCAGTGGAACGACCGTTGGTTCAACAGTATCCGTGCATGGAAAGTGGAGCGTGTAGGCGCAGGTGCTCCAATGGCTCCGGGTGCTCCCGTTCCTCCTCCGGCTCCTGCCGCTACTCCGGAATTTACTCCGGGTGATGCCAAGGACGATCTGCCTTTCTAA
- a CDS encoding DUF3352 domain-containing protein, whose amino-acid sequence MKLRTIVKIAITSSVVLLCAGFALYSFFRLSAAEGKKDFNLYELVPPSASAVFVTDDILEFVAEVDDLACSKNQQYLHVSKLFSYLKQYLYTLQEEAPHGLSRQMNQMLISFHEPDNIHNQVLYCRLGEGDRQLIDRFVQKYVSSLYPPKTFKYKGEDITIYPMADGDFLACYLTSDFMALSYQKKLIETVIDAHKTGKSLADDPTFAEAATPKKSPAVATVYAYLEGMMGWTEFDMKLRDDFIYFTGVCHETDTCFTFMNVLRQQESVEGFPGEALPSTAFYFTKQGVTDWASLLSYGDMQETGVRTSDVRNRNRELSHYLMENAGQELVACLFQREDTLQEAAAVLSLSVSDVTEAERMLRSLINTVSAEERGKAPLITFCYTANKAYPVYRLPQTTLFTQLTGFAEPTSHTYATFYEGRLLLAPDENSLSRYIRQLDKGEVLNGAIAYRTGMDNLSDSYHFMLMADFDHLFHQAAKQIHFVPDFFLRNSEFFRNFILFAQFTCADGVVYPNIVLRYKSE is encoded by the coding sequence ATGAAACTTCGTACGATAGTGAAAATAGCGATCACTTCTTCTGTTGTACTTTTGTGCGCAGGTTTCGCTTTGTACTCTTTTTTCAGGCTGTCGGCCGCCGAAGGAAAAAAGGATTTCAATCTCTACGAATTGGTTCCGCCCTCTGCTTCGGCAGTTTTTGTCACTGATGACATACTGGAATTTGTGGCGGAAGTAGACGATCTGGCTTGTAGTAAAAATCAGCAATATCTTCATGTATCCAAACTGTTTTCGTATCTGAAACAGTATCTTTATACCCTTCAGGAAGAAGCGCCTCACGGATTGAGCCGGCAAATGAATCAAATGTTGATTAGTTTTCATGAGCCGGACAATATTCATAACCAGGTGCTATATTGCAGATTGGGGGAGGGCGACCGGCAACTGATTGACCGTTTCGTGCAGAAGTATGTCTCATCTCTTTATCCACCGAAAACTTTCAAATATAAGGGAGAGGATATAACGATTTATCCTATGGCGGACGGGGATTTTCTGGCATGCTACCTGACATCCGATTTTATGGCTTTGAGTTATCAGAAGAAGTTGATAGAAACCGTTATTGATGCTCACAAGACCGGAAAATCATTGGCGGACGATCCTACCTTTGCAGAAGCGGCCACCCCGAAGAAAAGTCCGGCGGTTGCCACTGTTTATGCCTATTTGGAAGGTATGATGGGCTGGACGGAGTTTGATATGAAGCTGCGGGATGATTTCATTTATTTTACGGGTGTCTGTCACGAAACGGATACTTGCTTCACGTTTATGAATGTGCTTCGTCAGCAGGAATCAGTGGAAGGATTTCCGGGTGAGGCATTGCCTTCCACCGCTTTCTATTTCACTAAACAGGGAGTCACGGACTGGGCATCTCTGCTTTCTTATGGAGATATGCAGGAGACGGGCGTTCGTACCAGTGACGTGCGGAATAGGAATCGGGAGTTGTCTCATTATCTAATGGAGAATGCCGGACAGGAACTGGTTGCCTGTCTTTTCCAGCGTGAAGATACGTTGCAGGAAGCGGCGGCGGTTCTGAGCCTGTCGGTGTCGGACGTGACGGAAGCGGAACGGATGCTGCGCTCTCTTATCAACACCGTTTCTGCCGAAGAACGGGGAAAAGCACCCCTGATAACTTTTTGTTATACTGCCAATAAAGCTTACCCCGTCTATCGCCTGCCTCAAACAACGTTGTTTACGCAACTAACTGGTTTTGCCGAACCGACATCGCATACATACGCCACATTTTATGAAGGGCGTTTGCTGTTGGCGCCCGATGAAAATAGTCTGTCCCGTTACATACGCCAGTTGGATAAAGGCGAGGTGCTCAATGGAGCGATAGCATACCGGACAGGAATGGATAACTTGTCCGATTCCTACCATTTCATGTTAATGGCAGACTTCGATCATCTGTTTCATCAGGCAGCAAAGCAAATTCATTTCGTGCCGGATTTCTTCCTGCGCAACTCCGAATTTTTTCGTAATTTTATACTCTTTGCCCAGTTTACTTGTGCTGACGGAGTGGTATATCCCAATATTGTTTTGCGGTATAAATCGGAGTAA